A window from Flavobacterium gyeonganense encodes these proteins:
- a CDS encoding DNA-directed RNA polymerase subunit omega: MDLKKTNAPVNTITYNKTVIEEPTGNVYEAITIMAKRANQINSEIKKELTEKLEEFATYNDSLEEVFENKEQIEVSKFYEKLPKPHALAVQEWLDGKTYHRSSNK, translated from the coding sequence ATGGATTTAAAAAAGACGAATGCTCCTGTAAATACAATAACTTACAATAAAACAGTTATTGAAGAGCCAACAGGAAATGTGTATGAGGCAATCACTATTATGGCTAAAAGAGCAAACCAGATTAATTCTGAAATTAAAAAAGAATTGACTGAGAAATTAGAAGAATTTGCTACTTACAATGACAGTCTTGAAGAAGTTTTTGAAAATAAAGAACAAATTGAAGTTTCTAAATTTTACGAAAAATTACCAAAACCACACGCTTTAGCTGTTCAGGAATGGTTAGACGGTAAAACATACCACAGAAGCTCAAACAAATAA
- a CDS encoding outer membrane protein assembly factor BamD: protein MKKLVSLLIVVVLFCSCSDYQKALKNEDVAAKFEIATKMYEAGKYNKAIRLFEQLAPTYRGKPQAEKLFYMFSQSYYKTKQYYLAGYQFESFVSGYPRSEKVQEAAFLGAYSYSKLAPVYSLDQTDTVKALDKLQAFIDNYPNSEYIAQANEAVKVLSGKLEKKAYENAKGYNTISDYKSALVAFDNFIADYPGTPFKEDALFYKYDSAYQLAINSIPQKMEERLNVAKVAYNNLLKFKSDTKYKKQADEMNARVETDLQKFTK from the coding sequence ATGAAAAAACTAGTATCGCTGTTAATTGTTGTTGTCCTTTTTTGCTCTTGTAGTGATTATCAGAAGGCATTGAAAAATGAAGATGTTGCAGCAAAATTTGAAATCGCAACAAAGATGTATGAAGCAGGGAAGTATAATAAAGCAATTAGACTTTTTGAGCAATTAGCACCGACATACAGAGGAAAACCTCAGGCGGAAAAGCTATTCTATATGTTTTCTCAGTCTTATTATAAAACAAAACAGTATTATTTAGCAGGTTACCAGTTTGAAAGTTTTGTTTCGGGTTATCCGCGAAGTGAAAAAGTTCAGGAGGCTGCTTTTTTAGGGGCTTACAGTTATTCTAAATTAGCTCCTGTTTATAGTCTTGATCAGACAGATACAGTAAAAGCATTAGATAAATTACAGGCTTTTATTGATAATTATCCAAACTCTGAATATATTGCTCAGGCAAATGAGGCTGTTAAGGTATTAAGTGGAAAACTTGAAAAAAAGGCGTATGAAAATGCAAAAGGGTATAATACTATTTCTGACTATAAATCGGCATTAGTGGCGTTTGATAATTTTATCGCAGATTATCCAGGAACTCCATTTAAAGAAGATGCGTTGTTTTATAAATATGATTCAGCATACCAATTAGCAATAAACAGTATTCCTCAAAAAATGGAAGAGCGTTTAAATGTTGCAAAAGTGGCGTATAACAACTTGTTGAAGTTTAAAAGCGATACAAAATATAAAAAACAGGCAGACGAAATGAATGCCAGAGTAGAAACAGATTTACAAAAATTTACTAAATAA